The sequence below is a genomic window from Rhodococcus sp. 4CII.
GAGCACGTCGCCGACGGTCTTCTCGTCGGGCTTGCCGTCGAGCGGGGTGCGGAGGAAACCGTAGGACGCCATCCACTTGTCGTTGAAGATCTTCGACAGGTAGCCGCGACCGCCGTCGGGCAGCAGAACGACGATGACGGCGTCGGGGCCTTCACGCTTGGCGACCTCCAGTGCGGCGACGACGGCCATGCCGCACGAACCGCCGACCAGCAGGCCCTCCTCGCGGGCGAGGCGGCGCGTCATCTCGAAGGAGTCGGCGTCCGACACGGCGATGATCTCGTCCGGGACGGAAGGGTCGTACGCGGTGGGCCAGAAGTCCTCGCCGACGCCCTCGACCAGGTACGGACGCCCGGTGCCGCCCGAGTACACGGAACCTTCGGGGTCGGCGCCGATGACCTTGACCTTGCCGCCGGACACCTCCTTCAGGTAGCGGCCGGTGCCGGTGATGGTGCCGCCGGTGCCGACGCCGGCGACGAAGTGCGTGATCTTGCCGTCCGTGTCGGCCCAGATCTCGGGGCCGGTGGTCTCGTAATGGCTCTGCGGGCCGCCCGGGTTGGAGTACTGGTTGGGCTTCCAGCCGCCGGGGAGTTCGCGAGCGAGCCGGTCGGAGACGCTGTAGTAGCTGTCCGGATGCTCGGGCGCGACCGCGGTGGGGCACACCACGACCTCGGCGCCGTAGGCCTTGAGGACGTTCCGCTTGTCTTCGCTGACCTTGTCGGGGCAGACGAAGACGCATTTGTATCCGCGCTTCTGCGCCACCAGGGCGAGGCCGATGCCGGTGTTACCGGACGTGGGCTCGACGATGGTCCCGCCCGGCTTCAGCTCACCCGACGCCTCCGCGGCGTCGATCATCTTGACCGCGATGCGGTCCTTCGAGCTTCCACCCGGG
It includes:
- a CDS encoding cystathionine beta-synthase, with the translated sequence MRIAEHVVDLIGNTPLVKLSSVIGENHGTVAAKIEYLNPGGSSKDRIAVKMIDAAEASGELKPGGTIVEPTSGNTGIGLALVAQKRGYKCVFVCPDKVSEDKRNVLKAYGAEVVVCPTAVAPEHPDSYYSVSDRLARELPGGWKPNQYSNPGGPQSHYETTGPEIWADTDGKITHFVAGVGTGGTITGTGRYLKEVSGGKVKVIGADPEGSVYSGGTGRPYLVEGVGEDFWPTAYDPSVPDEIIAVSDADSFEMTRRLAREEGLLVGGSCGMAVVAALEVAKREGPDAVIVVLLPDGGRGYLSKIFNDKWMASYGFLRTPLDGKPDEKTVGDVLRGKSGELPDLVHTHPSETLRDAIEILREYGVSQMPVVGAEPPVMAGEVAGSVTERDLLSAVFEGRAHLADPVEKHMSKPFPLIGSGEPVSAATKALGDTDALMVVDDGKPAGVITRHDLLGFLSAGS